The nucleotide window TTGCCCGACGTGTCGCCCCGCAGACCCGGTTCCGTGTAAACGATTTCCTTTTCGATGAAAGTCGGCAGTTCCACTGCCACGGGCGTCGATTCGTAGTAAACGACGTCGAGGGCGATGCCGTCCTCAATGTAGTTGACGGCGTCGCCGAGGTCTTCGGACCTCAGTTCCATGGTTTCCCAGGTCTCGGGATTCGAAAAGACGTAGGAATCCCCGTCCTGATAGGAGAAGACGGCCTTGACCTTGTCGAGCTTGATGTCGTCCATCTTTTCGTCAGCCTTGTATACGGCGTCTGAAATATTGCCGTTCAACAGATTTTTCATCTTGAATTTTACGACGGCGGCGTTTCTGCCGGATTTGTTATACTCGGTCTTCAGTATGACAAAGGGATCATTCCCGATTTTGATTGTGCTTCCTGCCCGTAATTCCTGA belongs to Fusobacteriaceae bacterium and includes:
- the efp gene encoding elongation factor P, which encodes MKIAQELRAGSTIKIGNDPFVILKTEYNKSGRNAAVVKFKMKNLLNGNISDAVYKADEKMDDIKLDKVKAVFSYQDGDSYVFSNPETWETMELRSEDLGDAVNYIEDGIALDVVYYESTPVAVELPTFIEKEIVYTEPGLRGDTSGKVLKPAKINTGYEVQVPIFVEQGEWIKIDTRTNEYVERIKK